In one Anabrus simplex isolate iqAnaSimp1 chromosome 9, ASM4041472v1, whole genome shotgun sequence genomic region, the following are encoded:
- the RpL24-like gene encoding probable ribosome biogenesis protein RLP24, whose product MRIETCYFCSSRIFPGHGIQFVRNDCKIFKFCRSKCHAAFKKKKNPRKVKWTKAFRKTAGKELAVDPSFEFEKRRNIPVKYDRELWTKSVEAMKRIESIRQRRQAHHVMQRLRKGRELETKRDIKEVQRDLSLIRSPAAGLKEKRAMEESIVEEIHESDTEMLEAVEAAA is encoded by the exons atgagaATTGAAACTTGCTATTTCTGTTCGTCCCGCATCTTTCCAGGACATGGAATCCAGTTTGTGCGCAATGACTGCAAG ATATTCAAATTCTGTCGATCCAAGTGTCATGCTGCattcaagaaaaagaaaaatcctAGGAAAGTCAAATGGACCAAAGCATTCCGAAAAACTGCTGGGAAAGAGTTGGCTGTGGACCCCTCATTTGAATTTGAGAAGAGGAGAAATATTCCTGTCAAATATGATCGAGAGTTGTGGACAAAGTCAG TTGAAGCCATGAAACGCATTGAAAGTATTCGACAGCGTCGCCAGGCACACCATGTAATGCAGAGATTGAGGAAGGGACGTGAACTAGAAACCAAAAGAGATATCAAAGAAGTACAGAGAGATCTTTCACTCATCAGGTCACCTGCTGCTGGTTTGAAAGAAAAGCGCGCTATGGAGGAGTCCATCGTCGAAGAAATTCATGAAAGTGACACAGAAATGTTGGAAGCAGTGGAAGCTGCTGCATAA